In Methylococcus geothermalis, one genomic interval encodes:
- a CDS encoding HAD family hydrolase yields the protein MKYDLIIFDCDGVLVDSERLVNRITAAFFSERGLPIEADALRAMFKGKTMADLARWAETAAQPPLSDDWFYELGIATAQGFQRDLREVEGVRAVLEGLREHGTKICVASQSPPARLMLSLAVTGLDAFFGGHAYSAAQVGRPKPAPDLFLHAARRMGAAPERSAVIEDSRSGVLAARAAGMTVYGYAADEEPETLVAAGAIVFESMAQLPHLLCAG from the coding sequence ATGAAGTACGATCTCATCATCTTCGACTGCGACGGCGTGCTGGTGGACAGCGAGCGGCTGGTCAACCGCATCACCGCCGCGTTCTTCAGCGAACGCGGCCTGCCGATCGAAGCCGATGCCTTGCGTGCCATGTTCAAGGGCAAGACCATGGCGGACCTGGCCCGCTGGGCCGAAACCGCGGCCCAACCGCCCTTGAGCGACGACTGGTTCTATGAACTCGGCATCGCCACGGCCCAGGGATTCCAGCGCGATTTGCGGGAAGTGGAAGGGGTGCGGGCGGTGCTCGAAGGCTTGAGGGAGCACGGCACCAAAATCTGCGTCGCCTCCCAGTCTCCCCCGGCCCGGCTGATGCTGTCGCTGGCGGTCACGGGGCTCGACGCCTTCTTCGGCGGGCATGCCTATTCCGCCGCCCAGGTCGGCCGGCCCAAACCGGCGCCCGACCTGTTCCTGCATGCGGCCCGGCGGATGGGCGCCGCGCCCGAACGTAGCGCGGTCATCGAAGATTCACGCAGCGGCGTGCTGGCCGCACGCGCGGCCGGCATGACCGTTTACGGCTATGCCGCCGACGAAGAACCGGAAACGCTGGTTGCGGCGGGTGCCATCGTGTTCGAGTCGATGGCACAATTGCCGCACCTTCTGTGCGCCGGCTGA
- a CDS encoding MgtC/SapB family protein: MEAIQNINITSLLDTLISLTAAFVLGALIGLERQFRQRTAGLRTNVLVALGAAIFVDMANRLHGHDGAVHVVAYVVSGVGFLGAGVIMREQGNVRGLNTAATLWGSAAIGACAGADLVLEALVGTVFVLAANTLLRPVVDRINRQPIDTPAVEVTHTVYVIAPRQWRKDALALVEQVLQQAGYPLGDLAVHAFGDEEIEIEATLAAASVDGAHLERILQQLKEHPVVSQAFWSPSTSE; this comes from the coding sequence ATGGAAGCGATCCAGAACATCAACATCACCTCGTTGCTGGACACCCTCATCAGCCTCACCGCGGCCTTCGTGCTCGGCGCTTTGATCGGACTCGAGCGCCAATTCCGCCAGCGCACCGCAGGCCTCCGCACCAACGTCCTCGTCGCATTGGGCGCCGCCATCTTCGTCGACATGGCAAACCGCCTGCATGGCCACGACGGCGCTGTGCACGTCGTCGCCTATGTCGTTTCCGGCGTCGGCTTCCTCGGCGCCGGCGTCATCATGCGCGAACAAGGCAATGTCCGCGGCCTGAACACCGCGGCCACCCTATGGGGATCGGCGGCCATCGGCGCCTGCGCCGGCGCGGATCTGGTCCTGGAAGCGCTGGTGGGAACCGTCTTCGTGCTCGCGGCCAACACCCTGCTGCGCCCGGTGGTCGACCGCATCAACCGGCAGCCGATCGACACGCCGGCGGTGGAAGTCACCCATACCGTCTACGTCATCGCCCCGCGCCAATGGCGGAAGGACGCGCTGGCGCTGGTCGAACAGGTGCTGCAGCAGGCGGGCTATCCGCTCGGCGATCTGGCGGTGCATGCCTTCGGCGACGAGGAGATCGAAATCGAAGCCACCCTCGCCGCCGCCTCGGTCGACGGCGCCCACCTCGAGCGCATCCTCCAGCAGCTCAAGGAACATCCCGTCGTCAGCCAGGCGTTCTGGAGTCCGAGTACGTCGGAATGA
- the ccmB gene encoding heme exporter protein CcmB, whose product MNGLASAFFAILRRDLMLAFRHRGELANPLLFFLIIVTLYPLGVSPDPELLRKIAPGVIWIAALLAALFSLENLFRGDFDDGSLEQMLLSPQPLSVLVVAKVLAHWLVSGLPMLFLAPLLALLLDMPSKAAWALETTLAIGTPLLSLIGAIGVALTVGLKRGGILLTLLILPLYIPVLIFATNAVAAAGAGMPVEGQLYFLAALLVLALTLAPVAIAAALRISMS is encoded by the coding sequence ATGAACGGACTCGCCTCCGCCTTCTTCGCCATCCTGCGGCGCGACCTGATGCTGGCCTTCCGCCACCGCGGCGAACTGGCCAATCCGCTGCTGTTCTTCCTCATCATCGTCACGCTGTACCCCCTGGGGGTCAGCCCGGACCCCGAACTGCTGCGCAAGATCGCGCCGGGCGTGATCTGGATCGCGGCCCTCTTGGCTGCCCTGTTCTCCCTGGAAAACCTGTTCCGGGGCGATTTCGACGACGGGTCGCTGGAGCAGATGCTGCTCAGTCCCCAGCCGCTGTCGGTGTTGGTGGTGGCGAAGGTGCTGGCGCACTGGCTGGTCAGCGGCCTGCCCATGCTGTTCCTGGCGCCGCTCCTGGCCCTGTTGCTGGACATGCCGTCCAAGGCGGCCTGGGCGCTGGAAACGACGCTCGCCATCGGCACCCCGCTGCTGAGCCTGATCGGCGCGATCGGGGTGGCGCTGACCGTGGGCCTCAAGCGCGGCGGCATCCTGCTCACCCTGCTGATTCTCCCGCTCTACATCCCGGTACTGATCTTCGCCACCAATGCCGTCGCCGCCGCCGGTGCCGGCATGCCGGTGGAAGGTCAGTTGTACTTCCTGGCCGCGTTGCTGGTGCTGGCGCTGACGCTCGCGCCCGTCGCCATCGCGGCCGCCTTGCGCATAAGCATGAGTTGA
- a CDS encoding M18 family aminopeptidase, which yields MNDDTTAEFSTNARQLLDFIDQSPSPWHAGSSIASRLLAAGFRRLEEGEVWTLEAGDRAFVVRGDSSVVAFLVGEGALAETGFRIVGAHTDSPGLRVKPRGAHAESSMLRLGVEVYGGPILATFADRDLSLAGRVGVRTEAGVDIRLVGFPDALVRLPNLAIHMNRDVNKDGLKFNKQTELPLLLAVADEVPAEERLRALLAERAGCEPKDVLSWELSVFDTQPGAFWGPQREFIADSQLDNLASCHAGLSALLQAFDSEAVAVAAFFDHEEIGSESHKGADGALLPDVLERIALALGLDRVRYKQALARSFLISADMAHAYQPNFPQFYEPQHKVFVNAGPVVKTNACGRYATDVAAAARIIRLCEEAGVPYQQYVHRTDLACGSTIGPMTAARLGIPAADIGNPMWAMHSIRESAGVRDHTHMIHLLRRFFSGGA from the coding sequence ATGAACGACGACACCACGGCCGAATTCTCGACCAACGCCCGGCAGCTTCTCGATTTCATCGACCAGAGTCCCAGTCCCTGGCATGCCGGGAGTTCGATAGCGAGCAGGCTGCTGGCGGCCGGGTTCCGGCGCCTGGAGGAAGGCGAGGTCTGGACGCTGGAGGCTGGCGATCGCGCTTTCGTGGTGCGGGGCGACTCCTCGGTGGTGGCCTTCCTCGTGGGGGAGGGGGCGCTGGCCGAAACCGGCTTCCGGATCGTCGGCGCACACACCGACTCGCCGGGTCTGCGGGTCAAGCCGCGGGGGGCGCACGCGGAAAGTTCCATGCTGCGGCTGGGGGTGGAGGTCTATGGCGGGCCGATCCTCGCCACCTTCGCCGACCGGGATCTGAGTTTGGCGGGGCGGGTGGGCGTGCGGACGGAGGCTGGCGTCGATATCCGCCTGGTCGGCTTTCCGGATGCGCTGGTGCGCTTGCCGAACCTGGCCATCCACATGAACCGCGATGTCAACAAGGACGGGCTGAAGTTCAACAAGCAGACCGAGCTGCCGCTGCTGCTGGCGGTGGCGGACGAAGTGCCTGCGGAGGAGCGGCTGCGGGCCTTGTTGGCGGAGCGGGCCGGCTGCGAGCCGAAGGATGTCCTGAGCTGGGAGCTGAGCGTGTTCGACACTCAGCCGGGGGCTTTCTGGGGTCCGCAGCGGGAGTTCATCGCCGACAGCCAGCTGGACAATCTCGCCTCCTGTCATGCCGGCCTGAGCGCCTTGCTGCAGGCGTTCGACTCCGAGGCGGTGGCGGTGGCGGCGTTCTTCGATCACGAGGAAATCGGCAGTGAAAGCCACAAGGGCGCGGACGGGGCGCTATTGCCGGACGTGCTGGAACGCATCGCGCTGGCGTTGGGTCTGGACCGCGTCCGGTACAAGCAGGCGCTGGCGCGCAGTTTCCTCATCAGCGCCGACATGGCGCATGCCTATCAGCCCAATTTTCCGCAGTTTTACGAACCGCAGCACAAGGTCTTCGTGAACGCGGGGCCGGTCGTGAAGACCAACGCTTGCGGCCGTTACGCCACCGATGTGGCGGCGGCGGCGCGGATCATTCGCCTCTGCGAGGAGGCGGGGGTGCCGTACCAGCAGTACGTGCACCGCACCGATCTGGCCTGCGGCAGCACCATCGGCCCGATGACCGCCGCGCGTTTGGGCATTCCCGCGGCCGACATCGGCAACCCGATGTGGGCGATGCACAGCATCCGCGAAAGCGCTGGAGTGCGGGATCATACTCACATGATCCACTTGCTGCGGCGCTTTTTCTCAGGGGGCGCCTGA
- a CDS encoding VOC family protein, whose product MPIISHLHHVSLLVSDLEASRRFYEGVLELTPSDARPAFDFDGIWYDLGAQQIHLMVLPNPDLGTERPEHGGRDRHVALAVADWEALLARLEQQGISYTTSRSGRRAVFCRDPDGNAVELIGPAA is encoded by the coding sequence ATGCCCATCATCAGCCATCTGCACCATGTCTCCCTCCTGGTCTCCGATCTGGAGGCCAGCCGCCGTTTCTATGAAGGCGTGCTGGAATTGACACCCAGCGACGCCCGGCCCGCTTTCGATTTCGACGGGATCTGGTACGACCTCGGCGCTCAGCAAATCCACCTCATGGTGCTGCCCAATCCCGACCTCGGCACGGAGCGACCCGAGCACGGCGGGCGGGACCGCCACGTCGCGCTGGCGGTGGCGGACTGGGAAGCATTGCTTGCCCGGCTGGAACAGCAAGGAATTTCTTACACCACCAGCCGTTCCGGACGGCGCGCCGTGTTCTGCCGCGACCCGGACGGCAACGCCGTGGAACTCATCGGCCCGGCCGCATGA
- a CDS encoding heme ABC transporter permease has protein sequence MWSFFHKLASPKHFYRISGKLIPWLGAITALLFVSGLYFGLFKAPPDYQQGESYRIMFVHVPAAWMSMFIYTFMAVLYAIHLIWNIKLADVMASSSAAMGASFTFLALVTGSLWGKPMWGTWWVWDARLTSELILLFLYLGYIALVSAIEDKRTAARAGGLLILVGVVNIPIIHYSVEWWNTLHQGPTVTKLDKPSIHPSMLLPLLLMALAFQCYYFTLVLVRARTELLERERRSAWIKELFG, from the coding sequence ATGTGGTCCTTCTTCCATAAGCTCGCATCCCCCAAGCATTTTTACCGCATCAGCGGCAAGCTGATTCCCTGGCTGGGCGCGATCACCGCCCTGCTGTTCGTCTCCGGTCTCTACTTCGGTCTGTTCAAGGCGCCGCCGGACTACCAGCAGGGGGAGAGCTACCGGATCATGTTCGTCCACGTGCCGGCGGCCTGGATGTCCATGTTCATCTACACCTTCATGGCGGTGCTGTACGCCATCCACCTGATCTGGAACATCAAACTGGCCGACGTGATGGCCTCCAGCTCGGCGGCGATGGGCGCCTCGTTCACCTTCCTCGCGTTGGTGACCGGTTCGCTCTGGGGCAAGCCGATGTGGGGGACATGGTGGGTATGGGACGCGCGGCTGACTTCGGAGCTGATCCTGCTGTTCCTGTACCTGGGCTACATCGCCCTGGTCTCGGCGATCGAGGACAAGCGCACCGCCGCCCGTGCCGGTGGACTGTTGATCCTGGTCGGCGTGGTCAACATCCCCATCATCCATTACTCGGTGGAGTGGTGGAACACCCTCCACCAGGGGCCCACCGTCACCAAGCTGGACAAGCCTTCGATCCATCCCAGCATGCTGCTACCGCTGCTGCTGATGGCGCTGGCCTTCCAGTGCTACTACTTCACGCTGGTGCTGGTCCGCGCCCGCACCGAACTGCTGGAGCGGGAACGCCGCAGCGCCTGGATCAAGGAGCTGTTCGGCTGA
- a CDS encoding multiheme c-type cytochrome produces MIRTTTTWLLAALLILAHAAVFAAASETDFSQIKDKYQKDHPGKGKFSQYWEPIPIQKYWNPRDFYQPPTAVSGEVARDQCVACHQSLTPGAFHAWENSTHAKLDAIRNLSNSQDARFYKKDKLAEVEKNLVEQGLLKEGEALKEVGCIDCHGKVGAQSIRHDKDLVMPDRTQCGTCHVQEFAEAESEKDQQWPQGQWGKGHPSHAVDWEANVETAIWAGMAEREIAQGCDMCHYQQNKCDGCHTRHTFSAAEARQPEACATCHNGVDHNEWENFTLSKHGTVYQTHKSTWNFEVPLKDALTKGGYTAPTCQYCHFEFNGEFSHNLVRKVRWGFNPTPAIADNLKHPWFEGRKGSWNATCANCHSPSFAKSYLEAADKGTIAGIKVEQEAKQVVEGLFKDGLLPGQKTNRPAPPAPEKDAPGGFFQLFWAKGNNPSHVERVHADMWEHDLIKLYKGLVHGNPGGFTYTEGWSELMRDYALIMDENTRLREKAGDAGSSAGNLPPTKQGSNIRNVLGGLALLAGIAVLLYRRKH; encoded by the coding sequence ATGATCAGAACAACGACGACATGGCTGCTGGCCGCTTTGCTGATACTCGCTCACGCAGCGGTGTTCGCCGCGGCGAGCGAGACGGATTTTTCTCAGATCAAGGACAAGTACCAAAAGGACCATCCCGGCAAGGGCAAGTTCTCGCAGTACTGGGAGCCGATCCCGATCCAGAAATACTGGAACCCCAGGGATTTCTACCAGCCGCCCACGGCGGTCTCGGGCGAAGTGGCCCGCGACCAGTGCGTAGCCTGCCACCAGAGTCTGACGCCGGGCGCATTCCATGCGTGGGAAAACAGCACCCATGCGAAGCTCGATGCGATCCGCAACCTGAGCAACAGCCAGGATGCGCGTTTCTACAAGAAGGACAAGCTGGCCGAGGTCGAGAAGAACCTGGTCGAGCAGGGCCTGCTGAAGGAGGGCGAGGCGCTCAAGGAAGTCGGCTGCATCGACTGCCACGGCAAGGTCGGCGCCCAGTCCATCCGCCACGACAAGGACCTGGTCATGCCGGACCGGACGCAATGCGGCACCTGCCACGTGCAGGAGTTCGCCGAGGCCGAATCCGAGAAGGACCAGCAGTGGCCGCAGGGCCAGTGGGGCAAGGGCCATCCCTCCCACGCCGTCGACTGGGAAGCCAACGTCGAAACCGCCATCTGGGCCGGCATGGCCGAGCGCGAAATCGCCCAGGGCTGCGACATGTGCCATTACCAGCAGAACAAGTGCGACGGCTGCCACACCCGCCATACCTTCTCGGCCGCCGAAGCCCGCCAGCCCGAAGCCTGCGCGACCTGCCACAACGGCGTCGATCACAATGAGTGGGAGAACTTCACGCTGTCCAAGCACGGCACGGTCTACCAGACCCACAAGTCGACCTGGAACTTCGAGGTCCCGCTCAAGGACGCCCTGACCAAAGGCGGCTACACCGCGCCGACCTGCCAGTATTGCCATTTCGAGTTCAACGGCGAGTTCTCGCACAACCTGGTGCGCAAAGTCCGCTGGGGCTTCAACCCCACGCCTGCCATCGCCGACAACCTGAAGCATCCGTGGTTCGAAGGCCGCAAGGGAAGCTGGAACGCCACCTGCGCCAACTGCCATAGCCCGAGCTTCGCGAAGAGCTACCTGGAGGCCGCCGACAAAGGCACCATCGCGGGAATCAAAGTGGAGCAGGAAGCCAAGCAGGTCGTCGAAGGTCTGTTCAAGGACGGCCTGCTGCCGGGCCAGAAGACCAACCGGCCCGCCCCGCCAGCGCCGGAGAAGGACGCCCCCGGCGGATTCTTCCAGCTGTTCTGGGCCAAAGGCAACAATCCCAGCCATGTGGAACGCGTGCATGCCGACATGTGGGAGCACGACTTGATCAAGCTCTACAAGGGCCTGGTCCACGGCAACCCCGGCGGATTCACCTACACCGAAGGCTGGTCCGAGCTGATGCGTGACTACGCGCTCATCATGGACGAGAACACCCGGCTCCGCGAGAAGGCCGGCGATGCCGGCAGCAGTGCCGGAAACCTGCCCCCGACGAAACAGGGCTCGAACATCCGCAACGTGCTCGGCGGACTGGCGCTATTGGCGGGCATCGCGGTGCTGCTCTACAGGCGCAAGCACTGA
- a CDS encoding amidase encodes MPQSSCSFLAPMKLRSVAAGPLADLSFAVKDVIDIAGHVTGCANPDWANSHPPAAAHAVCVEQCLQAGAICLGKTHADELAFGLSGENAFYGTPLNPAAPDRVPGGSSSGSATAVAAGEVDFALGTDTGGSIRLPASNCGIWGMRPSHGRISVAGVSPLAPGFDTVGAFARCGGVLQRVMSLLLNIGPRPAALGKLWLLQEGFDEAEPAVRTAFEPVLERLAGCFPCREMSLRSIDGEAGATGLDNWAQVYLPIQWAEIWSTLGSWIESAQPTLGARTRRNFELARGLDRRLLPAALASREHYRAALARFLGPEDLLCFPSVHAPAPLKGSLGLDRTQGDYFPRVLARMAIAGIGRLPQISLPAVDVAGVPVGLSLLAAEGNDAFLLSAAQGVAAALDD; translated from the coding sequence ATGCCCCAATCCTCCTGTTCGTTTCTCGCGCCGATGAAGCTTCGATCGGTCGCAGCCGGTCCGCTGGCGGATCTGTCGTTCGCCGTCAAGGATGTGATCGATATCGCCGGCCATGTGACCGGCTGCGCCAATCCCGACTGGGCCAACAGCCATCCGCCCGCAGCCGCTCACGCCGTGTGCGTCGAGCAGTGTCTGCAAGCCGGCGCCATCTGCCTCGGCAAGACCCATGCCGACGAACTGGCTTTCGGCCTCAGCGGGGAGAATGCGTTCTACGGCACCCCGTTGAATCCGGCTGCGCCAGACCGGGTGCCGGGCGGTTCGTCCAGCGGCTCGGCGACGGCGGTGGCGGCGGGCGAGGTGGATTTCGCCCTGGGCACCGATACCGGCGGTTCCATCCGGCTGCCGGCCAGCAATTGCGGCATCTGGGGCATGCGTCCCAGCCACGGCCGCATTTCCGTGGCCGGCGTCAGTCCGCTGGCGCCCGGTTTCGACACGGTCGGCGCCTTCGCCCGCTGCGGCGGGGTCTTGCAGCGGGTCATGAGCCTGTTGCTGAACATCGGCCCACGGCCGGCCGCTCTCGGCAAGCTGTGGCTGCTGCAGGAGGGCTTCGATGAGGCGGAGCCGGCGGTGCGAACCGCTTTCGAGCCGGTGCTGGAGCGGTTGGCCGGTTGTTTTCCCTGCCGCGAGATGTCTTTGCGAAGCATCGACGGCGAGGCGGGGGCCACCGGCTTGGACAACTGGGCCCAAGTCTATCTGCCCATCCAGTGGGCCGAAATCTGGAGCACACTGGGCTCCTGGATCGAGTCGGCGCAACCGACCCTGGGAGCGCGTACCCGCCGCAATTTCGAATTGGCGAGGGGCCTGGACCGCCGGTTGCTGCCGGCCGCCCTGGCGAGCCGGGAGCATTATCGTGCCGCGCTTGCAAGATTCCTTGGGCCCGAGGATCTGCTTTGCTTTCCTAGCGTGCATGCGCCGGCTCCCTTGAAGGGCAGCCTCGGACTGGACCGTACCCAGGGTGATTATTTCCCGCGCGTGCTGGCCCGCATGGCGATCGCGGGGATCGGCCGGCTGCCGCAGATATCTCTCCCCGCGGTCGACGTGGCTGGGGTGCCGGTCGGTCTTTCCCTGCTGGCCGCCGAAGGGAACGATGCGTTCTTGTTGTCCGCTGCCCAAGGGGTGGCGGCTGCGCTCGATGACTGA
- the haoB gene encoding hydroxylamine oxidation protein HaoB gives MADTAGQPKRSRLATSTGLALLLAGGATLLYDRLLPQVHYDEAPIPSADWSAMESRGAFPVTALTRYILHQGDQVSVPLTVADYRDGRNQDQRVTLYPPEAGNTAARLRHDLWRAAGEAIVRHTDDNALFLAWWDDAQRIRFLSGRDTWLDRPAAAAFPNGAERSLWEKVAGGFAAVPDPSRRLARWLGMDADTALAEMKAQLPADRPVYMLVCLDDLARLGEIEALAGVRLPFEAARFPGGDMHGQIAAVQQWARQDVDQASYLVQQISGAGVRAWRITTPQGRDTLLARLLPFSTSLARPLPQAQAVYQSGWGSYLTIYALNFGEGKM, from the coding sequence ATGGCGGACACGGCCGGCCAGCCGAAGCGCTCTCGGCTGGCCACCTCCACAGGGCTCGCGCTGCTGCTCGCGGGCGGCGCGACTCTGCTGTATGACCGCCTGCTCCCGCAGGTCCATTACGACGAGGCGCCCATTCCCAGCGCCGACTGGAGCGCCATGGAATCCCGTGGCGCTTTTCCCGTCACGGCACTGACGCGCTACATCCTGCACCAGGGCGACCAGGTTTCGGTCCCCCTCACGGTTGCCGACTACCGCGACGGCCGGAACCAAGATCAGAGGGTGACGCTGTATCCCCCCGAAGCCGGAAATACCGCGGCCAGGCTGCGCCACGATTTATGGCGGGCCGCGGGAGAAGCCATCGTCCGCCACACGGACGATAACGCCCTGTTCCTGGCCTGGTGGGACGACGCCCAGCGTATCCGTTTCCTCAGCGGACGCGACACCTGGCTCGACCGGCCGGCCGCCGCCGCCTTCCCGAACGGCGCGGAGCGCAGCTTGTGGGAAAAGGTCGCGGGCGGATTCGCGGCCGTCCCGGACCCGTCGCGGCGGCTGGCACGCTGGCTGGGCATGGACGCCGATACCGCCCTGGCGGAGATGAAGGCCCAGCTTCCGGCAGACCGTCCGGTCTACATGCTCGTCTGTCTGGACGATCTGGCCCGGCTCGGCGAAATCGAGGCGCTGGCCGGCGTCCGTCTCCCGTTCGAGGCCGCGCGCTTCCCCGGCGGCGACATGCACGGCCAGATCGCGGCAGTGCAGCAGTGGGCCCGGCAGGACGTCGATCAGGCCAGCTATCTGGTCCAGCAGATTTCCGGCGCCGGCGTGCGGGCCTGGCGCATCACCACGCCGCAGGGCCGCGATACCCTGCTTGCGCGGCTGCTGCCCTTCAGCACCTCGCTGGCGAGGCCGCTGCCGCAGGCGCAGGCAGTCTATCAGTCCGGCTGGGGTTCCTACCTCACCATCTATGCACTGAACTTCGGCGAAGGTAAGATGTGA
- the ccmA gene encoding cytochrome c biogenesis heme-transporting ATPase CcmA produces the protein MSDAPLRAAGLECIRGDRLLFSGLNLNLSPSQLLQVEGANGAGKTSLLRVLAGLSRPAEGEVLWRGLDIQHNRAAYFTEMVYMGHAPGLKAELSPLENLKVSAALREGPADDARIEAALTRVGLGGFEDVPARGLSAGQKQRTALCRLLLNPVPLWILDEPFTALDVRGITLVRELLEAHLAEGGMALMTSHHALEVRGDCRSLNLS, from the coding sequence TTGTCAGACGCCCCTCTTCGCGCCGCGGGCCTCGAGTGCATTCGGGGCGACCGGCTGCTTTTCTCCGGACTGAACCTGAACCTTTCGCCCAGCCAGTTGCTGCAGGTCGAAGGCGCCAACGGCGCCGGCAAGACCAGCCTGCTCCGCGTGCTGGCGGGCCTGAGCCGTCCTGCCGAAGGCGAGGTACTCTGGCGCGGCCTGGACATCCAGCACAACCGGGCGGCCTATTTCACCGAGATGGTCTACATGGGACATGCGCCGGGTTTGAAGGCCGAGTTGTCGCCGCTGGAAAACCTCAAGGTTTCCGCCGCCCTGCGCGAAGGACCGGCGGATGATGCGCGCATCGAGGCAGCCCTGACGCGGGTCGGCCTGGGCGGCTTCGAGGACGTTCCGGCGCGCGGGCTTTCGGCCGGCCAGAAACAGCGCACGGCGCTGTGCCGCCTGTTGCTGAACCCGGTACCGCTGTGGATCCTCGACGAGCCTTTCACCGCACTGGACGTGCGCGGCATCACCTTGGTGCGCGAACTGCTGGAAGCCCATCTGGCGGAAGGCGGCATGGCGCTGATGACTTCGCATCACGCCCTGGAGGTCCGGGGTGACTGCCGGAGCCTGAACCTGTCATGA